In one Desulfosporosinus sp. Sb-LF genomic region, the following are encoded:
- a CDS encoding isoprenyl transferase yields the protein MWFKPWKKNNVDVMDRIAMDRLPRHIAIIMDGNGRWAQKRALPRSMGHRAGVESLRKVVKTCSKLGIEVLTVYAFSTENWRRPKDEVGVLMTLLTEYLRNELNELHQNQVVIRTMGKISDLPREAQHELELATERTRDNKGLILNLALNYGGRSEIIEAVKSLGKDVLSGKQRIEEIDEERFSEALFTRGLPDPDLLIRTSGEMRLSNFLLWQLAYTEIEVVKELWPDFGQTALLEAIKVYQKRDRRYGGIHTN from the coding sequence ATGTGGTTCAAACCTTGGAAGAAAAATAATGTGGATGTAATGGACCGAATTGCAATGGACCGCCTCCCTCGTCATATTGCTATTATCATGGACGGAAACGGCCGTTGGGCTCAGAAACGAGCTCTTCCCCGTTCAATGGGGCATCGGGCGGGTGTTGAGTCTTTGCGAAAGGTTGTCAAGACGTGTTCTAAATTAGGAATCGAAGTATTGACTGTCTATGCATTTTCCACGGAAAATTGGCGAAGACCCAAAGATGAAGTGGGCGTACTCATGACACTGCTCACGGAGTATTTGAGAAATGAACTCAATGAGCTTCACCAAAACCAGGTGGTCATTCGGACCATGGGAAAAATCAGTGACCTTCCTCGAGAGGCTCAGCATGAATTAGAACTCGCTACGGAGAGAACGCGAGACAATAAGGGGCTCATTCTTAACCTCGCCTTAAATTATGGCGGTCGATCTGAGATTATTGAAGCTGTAAAGAGTTTGGGCAAAGATGTTTTAAGTGGGAAGCAACGTATCGAAGAGATTGATGAGGAACGATTTAGTGAAGCACTTTTTACACGAGGGCTTCCGGATCCGGATTTACTAATTCGGACTTCAGGAGAAATGAGGTTGAGTAACTTTCTACTTTGGCAACTTGCCTATACCGAAATTGAAGTTGTTAAGGAACTTTGGCCGGACTTTGGGCAAACGGCCCTACTTGAAGCGATTAAAGTGTACCAGAAGCGTGATCGCCGTTACGGTGGAATACATACAAATTGA
- a CDS encoding phosphatidate cytidylyltransferase, whose protein sequence is MIKRTLSALIGAPLLLGLTYLGGSYIAFLVAALTLLALWEFLKIGEHMGMRAWHKLTMLFAGVWLISLFMGGKEWMFPVLVLWLLIGFGRLALTYPKTLLPEASFNLLSVLYTVVMLSHLYLLRQLPRGLEWTFLTIFLVWATDTGAYLIGRQYGRHLLAPQVSPKKTVEGSLGGLLFSIVVAFLFWRQVGGISWVAYIVLGIVIGISAQVGDLFESALKRSAGVKDSGKLIPGHGGVLDRFDSLIFALPVVYYGISLLS, encoded by the coding sequence ATGATTAAAAGAACACTGAGTGCATTGATTGGTGCTCCACTTCTTTTGGGATTAACATATTTGGGTGGATCATACATTGCTTTTTTGGTTGCTGCGTTAACATTATTAGCGTTATGGGAATTTTTGAAAATTGGCGAGCATATGGGTATGCGCGCTTGGCATAAACTGACAATGCTTTTCGCGGGGGTTTGGTTGATCAGCCTGTTTATGGGCGGGAAAGAGTGGATGTTCCCAGTTCTAGTCTTGTGGCTTCTTATTGGGTTTGGACGGCTTGCCTTAACATACCCGAAGACGCTACTTCCAGAAGCAAGTTTTAATCTGCTATCCGTCCTTTATACAGTTGTCATGTTATCTCATCTATATTTGCTTCGGCAGCTTCCAAGAGGACTAGAGTGGACTTTTCTTACGATTTTTTTGGTATGGGCGACGGATACAGGTGCATACCTTATAGGGAGACAATATGGACGCCATCTTTTAGCACCCCAAGTTAGTCCTAAGAAGACTGTGGAAGGTTCACTTGGGGGTTTATTATTTAGTATTGTAGTGGCCTTTCTGTTCTGGCGGCAAGTTGGTGGAATTTCGTGGGTTGCGTATATCGTATTGGGTATTGTGATCGGGATCAGCGCACAAGTGGGGGATTTGTTTGAGTCAGCCTTGAAACGAAGCGCGGGAGTTAAAGATTCCGGAAAGCTCATTCCAGGGCATGGAGGGGTCTTAGATCGGTTCGACAGTCTGATTTTCGCTCTCCCAGTGGTATATTACGGGATCAGTTTACTATCGTGA